Proteins encoded together in one Macadamia integrifolia cultivar HAES 741 chromosome 8, SCU_Mint_v3, whole genome shotgun sequence window:
- the LOC122085445 gene encoding uncharacterized protein LOC122085445, translating to MASKNLSSPAFAYTVVYVKDVAKSVEFYANAFGYTVRRLDGSHRWGELESGQTTISFTPVHQHETDNRTGQVQTPRNEHERNPVEVCFAYSNVDEAYKRAVDNGAVPVSPPEEKEWGQKVGYVRDIDGIVVRLGSYVNPSSS from the exons ATGGCGTCCAAGAATCTTAGCTCTCCAGCCTTTGCGTACACAGTGGTTTATGTGAAGGACGTAGCCAAATCGGTGGAGTTCTACGCAAACGCCTTTGGTTACACGGTTCGCCGACTCGATGGATCTCACAG GTGGGGAGAGCTGGAGAGTGGGCAGACGACGATATCCTTCACGCCGGTACATCAGCATGAGACGGATAACagaacgggtcaagtgcagacaCCTCGAAACGAGCATGAGAGGAACCCAGTGGAAGTGTGTTTCGCTTACTCAAACGTCGACGAGGCCTACAAGAGGGCAGTGGACAATGGGGCGGTGCCGGTGAGCCCACCTGAGGAGAAGGAATGGGGACAGAAGGTTGGCTACGTTAGGGACATAGATGGCATCGTTGTTCGATTGGGGAGCTACGTCAACCCCTCCTCTTCTTAG
- the LOC122086358 gene encoding CASP-like protein 4C1 yields MRSPPPPPSPSSLRKVGTPSRMPSAPHFQSTVSVQKLRLFNTLILVFRLSSFCFSLAAAIFMLTNSHGSGSPSWSDFEAFRFLLAANAIVALYSFAEMGASIWEILKGTTLFPETVQVWFDIGHDQVFAYLLLSANAAGTALVRTFRGETCTAVNTFCVQSYISIALGFVGFLFLGFSSLLSGFRVVSFIIKGSRFHL; encoded by the exons ATGAGATCTCCGCCGCCGCCGCCGTCGCCGTCGTCCCTTAGGAAAGTAGGAACCCCGTCTCGAATGCCGTCTGCCCCTCATTTCCAATCCACCGTGTCCGTACAGAAGCTTCGACTCTTCAACACGCTTATACTGGTCTTCCGCCTCTCCTCTTTCTGCTTCTCTCTTGCTGCTGCCATCTTTATGCTTACTAACTCCCATGGTTCTGGTTCCCCCAGCTGGAGCGACTTCGAAGCTTTCAG GTTTTTGCTAGCTGCAAACGCAATTGTCGCCCTGTATTCGTTTGCAGAGATGGGAGCTTCGATTTGGGAGATTCTTAAAGGCACCACTTTGTTCCCGGAGACCGTACAGGTCTGGTTTGATATCGGTCACGATCAG GTTTTCGCGTACCTGCTATTGTCGGCGAACGCTGCGGGAACGGCATTGGTCAGGACGTTCAGAGGAGAAACTTGTACGGCGGTGAACACGTTTTGTGTCCAATCCTACATCTCCATTGCCCTGGGCTTCGTGGGCTTCCTCTTTCTAGGATTCTCTTCGCTGCTCTCTGGTTTCCGGGTCGTTTCCTTCATCATCAAAGGCTCTCGTTTTCATCTCTAG